Proteins encoded together in one Anabaena sphaerica FACHB-251 window:
- the murG gene encoding undecaprenyldiphospho-muramoylpentapeptide beta-N-acetylglucosaminyltransferase, with product MANARLKLLIAASGTGGHLFPAIALADKLQEYEIEWLGVPTRLESQLVPSQYPLNTIAVEGFQQGLSLSSVGILFKLIGAILQVRRILKQGNFQGLFTTGGYIAGPAVIAARSLGLPIVFHESNALPGKVTRFFGPWCSAVAVGFDVAAQYLPRAKTVCVGTPVRSQFLDQGIDHGLDLPIPDGVPLIVVFGGSQGAVAVNQLVRRSAPAWFDAGAYIVHLTGDRDPDADSLQHPQYIALPFYDNMAALLRRANLAISRSGAGSLTELAVCGTPAILIPYPFAAEDHQSFNAAVFSDVGAALNFKQSELTPEILQRQVLELLQSPADLARMGEKAKAIASPDSADKLAALVREILTS from the coding sequence ATGGCAAACGCACGGTTAAAATTATTAATAGCTGCTAGTGGGACTGGTGGACATTTGTTTCCAGCGATCGCACTGGCTGATAAATTACAAGAATATGAAATTGAATGGCTTGGTGTCCCCACCAGACTTGAGTCTCAGCTTGTCCCTAGCCAATATCCTTTGAATACGATCGCTGTAGAAGGGTTTCAGCAAGGTTTGAGTCTTTCCTCTGTGGGTATCTTGTTTAAGCTCATCGGTGCGATTTTGCAGGTGAGACGTATTCTCAAACAAGGAAATTTTCAGGGGTTATTTACTACAGGGGGTTATATTGCCGGGCCTGCGGTGATTGCGGCTCGTTCTTTGGGTTTACCGATTGTTTTTCATGAATCTAATGCTTTACCTGGTAAGGTAACGCGATTTTTTGGACCATGGTGCAGTGCGGTAGCGGTGGGTTTTGATGTGGCTGCCCAGTATTTACCCCGTGCTAAAACTGTCTGTGTGGGTACTCCTGTGCGATCGCAATTCTTGGATCAAGGAATTGATCATGGTCTAGATTTACCTATTCCTGATGGTGTTCCTTTAATTGTGGTTTTTGGCGGTAGTCAAGGTGCGGTGGCGGTTAATCAATTAGTGCGCCGTTCTGCTCCAGCTTGGTTTGATGCTGGTGCTTATATAGTACATTTAACAGGTGATAGAGATCCAGATGCAGATAGTCTGCAACATCCCCAGTACATAGCATTACCATTTTACGATAATATGGCGGCTTTGTTACGACGGGCTAATTTAGCTATTAGTCGTTCTGGTGCTGGCAGTTTAACAGAGTTGGCGGTTTGTGGTACACCAGCTATTTTGATTCCTTATCCTTTTGCGGCTGAAGATCATCAATCTTTCAATGCTGCGGTTTTTAGTGATGTTGGTGCGGCTTTAAATTTTAAACAGTCGGAGTTGACACCGGAAATTTTGCAAAGGCAGGTGTTAGAATTGTTGCAATCTCCAGCAGATTTGGCAAGGATGGGAGAGAAGGCAAAAGCGATCGCATCTCCTGATAGTGCTGATAAGTTGGCTGCTTTGGTGCGGGAAATATTGACAAGTTAA
- a CDS encoding nuclear transport factor 2 family protein, which produces MTKIIALLMKHNKTFTASISLLSFLLTLDLTSNGLFAQAAKPENAPPALKNLLTQIDTASSRGDIKGVMQFYSPNFTHGDGLNRQTMEQALKSFWQRYPQLRYSTRLQSWKSEGNAIIAETVTTITGLPSSNSNNLALNATITSRQRITGTKIQRQEILSERTQLTSGNKPPQVEIKLPQQVKAGQKYHFDAIVQEPLGNDLLLGSAIEENIQPSKYLTPTPVNLELLNAGGLFKTGLAPSTPGQQWISAVILRNDGMTMITQRLQVVKK; this is translated from the coding sequence ATGACTAAGATTATTGCTTTATTAATGAAACACAACAAAACATTTACTGCCAGTATTTCCCTGTTGTCCTTCCTACTGACACTGGATTTAACCAGTAATGGGCTATTTGCTCAAGCTGCTAAACCGGAAAATGCTCCCCCAGCACTCAAAAACCTACTCACACAAATTGACACAGCCTCTAGCCGAGGTGATATTAAAGGCGTAATGCAATTTTACAGCCCCAATTTCACTCATGGCGATGGACTAAACCGCCAAACTATGGAACAAGCTTTGAAGTCTTTCTGGCAGCGGTATCCTCAACTACGCTACAGCACAAGACTGCAATCTTGGAAATCAGAAGGCAACGCCATCATTGCAGAAACAGTCACCACCATCACAGGTTTACCATCTTCTAACAGTAATAATCTAGCTCTCAATGCGACGATTACTTCCCGCCAGCGCATTACAGGTACAAAAATCCAGCGCCAAGAAATTTTATCAGAACGCACCCAACTTACCTCTGGCAACAAACCACCCCAAGTAGAAATTAAACTGCCACAACAGGTAAAAGCTGGGCAGAAATATCACTTTGATGCTATTGTCCAAGAACCATTGGGCAATGATCTCTTGTTGGGAAGTGCCATAGAAGAAAACATCCAACCAAGTAAATATCTCACCCCCACACCAGTAAATTTAGAATTACTCAATGCTGGTGGGCTGTTTAAAACTGGACTCGCACCATCTACCCCCGGACAACAATGGATTTCTGCGGTCATTCTTCGTAATGATGGGATGACAATGATTACTCAGCGTCTACAAGTAGTGAAAAAGTAG
- a CDS encoding TIGR01548 family HAD-type hydrolase has protein sequence MTKQTNAIIVFDIDGVIRDVGGSYRRAIADTVEHFTNRVYRPTDVDIDNLKSEGIWNNDWDGSQELIYRHFVSQGKTREQLQLNYEKIVTYFQSRYRGTDPENWNGYICNEPLLLQPRYLEELTQADISWGFFSGATRGSATYVLEKRLGLKSPVLIAMEDAPGKPDPTGLFATINLLEKGFDKKQTVIYVGDTVADMHTVEKARNLDSSRKWVGVGVLPPHVQETAARRDAYVATLMKAGAKIVFNNVQELTPVKIQEWEI, from the coding sequence ATGACCAAACAAACAAATGCAATCATTGTTTTCGATATTGATGGTGTGATTCGTGATGTTGGCGGTTCTTATCGTCGCGCCATAGCAGATACCGTAGAGCATTTTACTAATCGGGTTTATCGTCCTACAGATGTAGATATTGACAATCTTAAGTCTGAGGGAATTTGGAATAATGATTGGGACGGTTCTCAAGAATTAATTTACCGTCACTTTGTTAGCCAAGGAAAGACCAGGGAACAACTACAATTAAATTATGAAAAGATTGTCACCTATTTTCAATCTCGTTACCGGGGTACAGATCCAGAAAATTGGAATGGGTATATTTGTAATGAACCTTTATTATTGCAACCACGATATTTAGAAGAACTCACACAAGCAGATATTAGTTGGGGATTTTTTAGTGGTGCTACTCGCGGTTCTGCTACTTATGTTTTAGAAAAACGTTTGGGTTTAAAATCTCCGGTTTTAATAGCTATGGAAGATGCACCAGGTAAACCTGATCCTACCGGACTTTTTGCGACTATTAATTTATTAGAAAAGGGATTTGATAAAAAACAAACGGTGATATATGTGGGTGATACAGTAGCAGATATGCACACCGTCGAAAAAGCAAGAAATTTGGATAGTTCTCGGAAGTGGGTGGGTGTGGGAGTTTTACCACCTCACGTACAGGAAACAGCAGCAAGACGGGATGCTTATGTTGCAACACTGATGAAAGCAGGAGCAAAGATAGTATTTAATAATGTGCAGGAATTAACACCAGTAAAAATTCAGGAGTGGGAAATATAG
- a CDS encoding cytochrome P450 gives MATFKLPDGPQDHPWVQTFHWLKNPLGYMEECAEKYGEIFTLRIGPVFKPQVFISNPQAIQQIFTTDTKQLDSGEPAGIKAPLLGQQSLLALEGKPHQRQRKLLTPPLHGERMLAYGDLIREITQQVTNKWQVGEPFNVLYSIQEISFEVILKAVFGLQEGSRYEQLKELLLKILNPEKPFVRGMMLLFPSLQKDLGAWSPWGKFLRLKAEIDTLIYAEIKERQEKPDPSRTDILSLMMAAKDENGQPMSDVELRDELITLLIAGHETTATSLTWALYWVHRFPQVREELLQELDNLGENLDANEIFKLPYLNAVCSETLRLYPVAMLALNRLVKSPLEVMGYNLEPGTLVIPCIYLTHHREDLYPDSKQFKPERFLERQFSSTEFLPFGGGNRRCIGMAFALFEMKLVLATVLSQWEMELADTEPVQPARKGALLGPSGGVKMVVRGRREESQRVFETSVS, from the coding sequence ATGGCTACATTTAAACTGCCCGATGGACCTCAAGACCACCCTTGGGTACAGACTTTCCACTGGTTGAAAAATCCTTTGGGATATATGGAAGAATGTGCGGAAAAATACGGTGAGATCTTCACTTTAAGAATTGGACCCGTTTTTAAACCGCAAGTATTCATCAGCAACCCCCAAGCCATTCAACAGATTTTTACCACTGATACAAAACAGTTAGATTCTGGGGAACCAGCGGGGATTAAAGCCCCTTTATTGGGACAACAATCTTTATTAGCACTAGAAGGAAAACCTCACCAACGTCAGCGCAAATTATTAACTCCTCCTTTACACGGGGAAAGAATGCTGGCTTATGGTGATTTAATCCGCGAAATTACACAGCAAGTCACTAATAAATGGCAGGTTGGAGAACCATTTAATGTCCTTTATTCCATTCAAGAAATCTCTTTTGAGGTAATTTTAAAAGCTGTATTTGGTTTACAGGAAGGTTCACGTTATGAACAACTAAAGGAATTACTGTTAAAAATTCTCAATCCTGAAAAACCTTTTGTGAGAGGAATGATGTTACTTTTTCCATCATTGCAAAAAGATTTAGGTGCATGGAGTCCTTGGGGTAAATTCCTCCGGTTAAAAGCTGAAATTGACACACTGATCTATGCAGAAATAAAAGAACGTCAAGAAAAACCAGATCCATCTCGCACTGATATTTTATCTTTAATGATGGCTGCGAAAGATGAAAATGGTCAACCCATGAGTGATGTAGAATTAAGAGATGAGTTGATTACTTTGTTGATAGCTGGTCATGAAACTACTGCAACTTCTTTAACTTGGGCGCTTTACTGGGTTCATCGTTTCCCACAGGTGCGAGAAGAACTATTGCAAGAATTGGATAATTTGGGTGAAAATCTAGATGCTAATGAGATTTTCAAATTACCCTATTTAAATGCTGTTTGTTCGGAAACATTGCGATTATATCCAGTGGCAATGTTGGCTTTAAATAGATTGGTAAAATCACCGTTGGAAGTGATGGGTTATAATTTAGAACCTGGAACTTTGGTGATTCCTTGTATTTATTTAACCCATCATCGAGAAGATTTATATCCTGATTCTAAACAGTTTAAACCAGAGCGTTTTTTAGAACGTCAATTTTCTTCGACTGAGTTTTTACCGTTTGGGGGTGGAAACCGTCGTTGTATTGGGATGGCTTTTGCACTGTTTGAGATGAAGTTGGTCTTAGCAACGGTTTTATCTCAATGGGAGATGGAATTGGCTGATACTGAACCAGTACAACCAGCACGGAAGGGCGCTTTATTGGGTCCATCTGGGGGTGTGAAGATGGTTGTGAGGGGGAGAAGAGAGGAAAGTCAGCGAGTTTTTGAGACTAGCGTTAGTTGA
- a CDS encoding cytochrome P450 — MFQELAGQIAVSSSSLNLATVLGISSTAGILGWRWWKQKNAYKSLESLPSPPKHWLLENIPQVLAAVKQKKFFQLLFDWSKELGPMYVYWAGQPVVVLSRTKVIEDTIVNGMRDGSLIRSQRTSTAWNDIGGPILLGQNGNEWQWRRKAWNPEFSSSGISKYVDLINQACEQVIENIQEAGLSKEVQVDPLFVELTMRVISSLVLGIPVDRKTVSPEGQPLDVAKVYEAMSILSYRFLRVATGEKIWKKYLPTKNSRDYWAARRYVEEFLSPRVDLALQMREQNKTDLEQVSSLFQESMLVKIAAKEPNYKRESLIAEAIELLIAGTDTTAHSLSFAVAELSLNPRVFQQARAVVDQVWENQGGINTDSFKQLSYISAIFKETLRLYSVASGSAPLEATREIVIEGQVIPRGTKIFWSMLAAGRDPEVYSRPEEFLPERWLEKNKESSQLLMIDFGSGSHRCLGEHLSMLEATVMLALLLRYFDWELVNGRSSVEELQQNLLIYPSDRMPVRFRLRK, encoded by the coding sequence ATGTTTCAAGAACTTGCTGGTCAGATTGCTGTTTCTTCCTCATCTCTAAATTTAGCCACAGTCTTAGGCATTAGTAGCACAGCAGGAATACTTGGTTGGCGGTGGTGGAAACAAAAAAACGCTTACAAATCACTAGAGTCCCTTCCTTCTCCTCCCAAACACTGGCTGTTAGAAAATATTCCTCAAGTATTGGCAGCAGTAAAACAAAAGAAATTCTTTCAATTATTATTTGATTGGAGCAAAGAACTAGGACCGATGTATGTTTATTGGGCTGGCCAACCCGTTGTTGTTTTGAGCCGGACAAAAGTGATCGAAGACACCATCGTCAATGGCATGAGAGACGGTAGCTTAATTAGATCCCAGCGAACAAGCACAGCTTGGAACGACATCGGCGGACCAATTCTTTTGGGTCAAAACGGCAATGAATGGCAGTGGCGACGTAAAGCTTGGAATCCTGAGTTTAGTTCTAGCGGTATTTCCAAATATGTTGATCTTATTAATCAAGCCTGTGAACAAGTAATTGAAAATATTCAGGAGGCAGGTCTATCAAAAGAGGTTCAGGTAGATCCTCTGTTTGTAGAACTGACAATGAGGGTAATTTCCTCTTTGGTACTGGGCATTCCTGTAGACAGAAAAACTGTTAGTCCCGAAGGTCAACCCCTTGATGTTGCCAAGGTATACGAAGCGATGTCTATTTTAAGCTATCGTTTCTTGCGGGTAGCAACTGGCGAGAAGATATGGAAGAAATATTTGCCAACTAAAAATTCACGAGATTATTGGGCAGCAAGGCGATATGTAGAGGAATTTCTTAGTCCCCGTGTAGATTTAGCTTTGCAGATGAGAGAACAAAACAAGACCGATTTAGAACAGGTGAGTTCTTTGTTCCAGGAATCAATGTTAGTGAAAATAGCTGCCAAAGAACCAAACTATAAGCGGGAATCACTGATAGCAGAAGCTATTGAACTCTTAATAGCTGGTACTGACACAACAGCCCATAGTTTATCCTTTGCAGTGGCAGAGTTGTCCTTAAATCCAAGGGTTTTTCAACAGGCACGGGCTGTAGTTGATCAAGTGTGGGAAAATCAAGGTGGTATTAATACAGATAGCTTCAAACAACTGAGTTACATCAGTGCTATTTTCAAGGAAACCTTGCGCCTTTATTCCGTTGCTTCTGGTTCAGCGCCATTAGAAGCCACACGAGAAATTGTGATTGAGGGTCAGGTGATTCCTCGTGGTACGAAAATATTCTGGTCAATGCTCGCTGCTGGGCGAGATCCAGAAGTTTATTCTCGTCCTGAAGAATTTTTACCAGAGCGTTGGCTAGAGAAAAACAAGGAAAGTAGTCAACTGCTAATGATAGACTTTGGATCAGGTTCTCATCGCTGCTTGGGTGAGCATCTGTCAATGCTGGAAGCAACGGTGATGCTGGCGCTACTGTTGCGTTATTTCGACTGGGAGTTGGTTAATGGTCGTTCATCTGTGGAAGAGTTACAGCAGAACCTTTTGATTTATCCATCTGATAGAATGCCAGTACGTTTTCGGCTGAGAAAATAG
- a CDS encoding tetratricopeptide repeat protein: protein MIKLISIFLSILLVFGFCTPVMAQTQTITAEELQLGDELATKAFAATNNGDFATAESYWTQIIEKFPTNAGAWSNRGNSRVSQNKLQAALTDYNQAVELAPNVTDPYLNRGTALEGLGKWEEAIADYNHVLELDPKDAMAYNNRGNARTGLGKWEEAIADYQKATEIAPNFAFARANYALALYETGQTDQAIREMRNIVRKYPRFADMRAALTAAYWVGGNKGEAESNWVAAYGLDARYKDINWVTNIRRWPPSLVAALDKFLKLQ from the coding sequence ATGATTAAATTAATCAGTATTTTCCTGAGTATATTACTGGTGTTTGGCTTTTGTACACCAGTGATGGCACAAACCCAAACAATCACTGCCGAAGAGTTACAATTAGGAGATGAGTTAGCAACTAAAGCGTTTGCAGCCACTAATAATGGTGATTTTGCAACTGCGGAAAGCTATTGGACCCAGATTATTGAAAAGTTTCCCACTAATGCAGGTGCTTGGAGTAATCGCGGTAATTCACGGGTAAGTCAAAATAAATTGCAAGCTGCATTGACAGATTATAACCAAGCTGTAGAATTAGCACCTAATGTCACTGACCCTTATTTAAATCGGGGGACAGCGTTGGAAGGTTTGGGAAAATGGGAAGAAGCGATCGCAGATTATAATCATGTTCTAGAATTAGATCCGAAAGATGCGATGGCCTATAACAATCGCGGTAACGCTAGAACAGGTTTGGGAAAATGGGAAGAAGCGATCGCAGATTATCAAAAAGCCACAGAAATTGCTCCCAACTTTGCCTTTGCTCGTGCTAATTATGCCCTAGCACTGTATGAAACAGGTCAAACAGATCAAGCCATCCGCGAAATGCGGAATATAGTCCGTAAATATCCCCGCTTTGCGGATATGCGTGCTGCTTTAACCGCTGCTTATTGGGTTGGAGGTAACAAAGGGGAAGCTGAAAGCAACTGGGTAGCAGCTTACGGACTTGATGCTCGTTATAAAGATATAAATTGGGTAACAAATATCCGCCGTTGGCCTCCTAGTTTGGTAGCGGCTTTGGATAAGTTTTTGAAATTACAGTAA
- a CDS encoding FkbM family methyltransferase → MSTLISETRLPNGMKIFCLQKDEAQLMYQEVQNYLKYGIQVKEGDTVFDVGANIGLFTIWLSKKFNHKINIYAFEPIPDIYEVLNANVQRFIPENFRLFACGLSLQPGNVKFTYYPNMTLGSTAYPITEKAEIDKLQEISIANFQHFPAPISWLRWLPYSLFSRIINHKLNTAFQGKEVNGKLKTISEIIREHQIEQIDLLKIDVEKSELDVILGIEAEDWKKIKQVFVEVHNLDFRLDKISKLLKDKGFANITVEQEPILNGSDIFSLYAW, encoded by the coding sequence ATGTCAACTTTAATATCAGAAACTCGTCTTCCCAATGGAATGAAAATCTTTTGTCTACAAAAGGACGAAGCACAATTAATGTATCAGGAAGTACAGAATTATTTAAAATATGGTATTCAGGTAAAGGAAGGCGATACAGTTTTTGATGTTGGTGCAAATATTGGATTATTTACAATTTGGTTATCTAAAAAGTTTAATCATAAAATCAATATTTATGCCTTTGAACCCATACCTGATATTTATGAAGTCTTAAATGCTAATGTTCAGCGTTTTATTCCGGAAAATTTCCGATTATTTGCTTGTGGACTTTCGCTGCAACCTGGTAATGTAAAATTTACTTATTATCCAAATATGACTTTAGGTTCTACAGCATATCCTATTACTGAAAAAGCAGAAATAGATAAACTGCAAGAGATAAGTATAGCAAATTTTCAACATTTCCCTGCTCCTATTTCTTGGTTACGATGGTTGCCATATTCTTTATTTTCACGCATTATCAATCATAAATTAAACACCGCTTTCCAAGGAAAGGAAGTTAATGGCAAATTAAAAACTATATCAGAAATTATCCGTGAACATCAAATTGAGCAAATTGATTTACTCAAAATTGATGTAGAAAAAAGTGAACTGGATGTGATATTAGGTATTGAAGCTGAGGATTGGAAAAAGATTAAGCAAGTATTTGTGGAAGTACATAATTTAGATTTTAGGTTAGACAAGATCAGTAAATTGTTGAAAGATAAAGGATTTGCAAATATTACAGTTGAACAAGAACCAATACTAAATGGATCTGACATTTTTAGTTTGTATGCTTGGTGA
- the ruvB gene encoding Holliday junction branch migration DNA helicase RuvB codes for MAIYSSKKQSPEPDGQPKQRRESAKAPSQPVPTEEKILQPQAAIDEEGKQEESIRPQRFADYIGQKDLKDVLDIAIKAAKSRGEVMDHLLLYGPPGLGKTTMAMILASEMGVNYKITSAPALERPRDIVGLLVGLKAGDVLFIDEIHRLSRMTEEILYPAMEDYRLDITVGKGSSAKIRSIPLVKFTLVGATTRVGALTSPLRDRFGLIQKLRFYEVDELSQIVLRTAELLQTPVNSEGATEIAKRSRGTPRIANRLLKRVRDYAEVKSHTEINQLIAAEALQLFQVDPCGLDWTDRKMLSVIIENFNGGPVGLETLAAATGEDTQTIEEVYEPYLMQIGYLSRTPRGRIATKTAYQHMGFKPPNEQLSLL; via the coding sequence ATGGCGATATACTCCTCAAAAAAACAGTCCCCAGAACCAGACGGACAGCCAAAACAGCGCCGGGAGTCGGCTAAAGCGCCTTCTCAGCCAGTACCTACCGAGGAAAAAATACTGCAACCTCAAGCAGCTATTGATGAAGAAGGTAAGCAGGAAGAGAGTATTCGACCTCAGCGATTTGCTGATTACATCGGACAGAAAGACTTAAAGGATGTGCTAGATATTGCCATTAAAGCAGCTAAGTCTAGGGGTGAAGTCATGGATCATCTGTTGCTGTATGGTCCTCCTGGCTTGGGTAAAACCACAATGGCAATGATTTTAGCTTCGGAAATGGGGGTAAATTATAAAATTACCAGCGCCCCAGCTTTGGAAAGACCAAGGGATATAGTCGGGTTATTGGTTGGTCTCAAAGCGGGTGATGTGCTGTTTATCGATGAAATTCATCGGCTTTCGCGGATGACGGAAGAAATTCTTTATCCGGCAATGGAAGATTATCGCTTAGATATTACTGTCGGTAAAGGTTCGAGTGCCAAGATTAGAAGTATACCTTTGGTTAAGTTTACCTTGGTGGGAGCGACAACCCGTGTCGGGGCGTTAACTTCTCCTTTGCGCGATCGCTTTGGTTTAATTCAAAAACTGCGATTTTACGAAGTTGACGAACTCAGTCAAATTGTCCTCCGCACTGCTGAATTATTACAAACTCCAGTTAACTCAGAAGGCGCTACGGAAATCGCCAAACGCTCACGGGGAACGCCCCGGATTGCAAATAGATTGCTCAAACGAGTACGTGATTATGCTGAAGTGAAATCCCATACAGAAATTAATCAACTGATAGCAGCGGAAGCATTGCAACTATTCCAAGTAGACCCCTGTGGGTTAGATTGGACAGATAGAAAGATGTTAAGTGTAATCATTGAAAACTTTAATGGTGGTCCAGTGGGATTAGAAACTCTAGCCGCAGCGACTGGGGAAGATACCCAAACCATAGAAGAAGTTTATGAACCGTATTTAATGCAAATAGGTTATTTAAGCCGGACACCAAGAGGTAGAATAGCGACAAAAACGGCATATCAACACATGGGATTTAAACCACCTAATGAGCAGTTATCATTGCTGTAA
- the hisF gene encoding imidazole glycerol phosphate synthase subunit HisF: MLSKRILPCLDVKAGRVVKGVNFVDLKDAGDPVELAKVYNEAGADELVFLDITATHEDRDTIIDVVYRTAEQVFIPLTVGGGIQTLENVKGLLRAGADKVSINSAAVRNPDLINQASDRFGNQCIVVAIDARRRLDPNNPGWDVYIRGGRENTGKDALLWAQEVEKRGAGELLVTSMDADGTQAGYDLDLTRAIAQSVEVPVIASGGAGNCEHIHEALTDGRAEAALLASLLHYGQLSVAQIKNYLQERSVPVRLPC, translated from the coding sequence ATGTTATCTAAAAGAATTTTACCTTGCTTGGATGTCAAGGCGGGACGAGTTGTCAAAGGAGTTAACTTTGTAGACCTCAAGGATGCGGGTGATCCGGTAGAACTAGCCAAGGTTTATAACGAAGCCGGTGCGGATGAGTTAGTGTTTCTGGATATTACGGCGACTCATGAAGACCGAGACACGATTATTGATGTGGTTTACCGGACTGCTGAACAGGTCTTCATTCCGCTGACTGTGGGGGGAGGTATTCAAACCTTAGAAAATGTTAAAGGTTTGTTACGCGCCGGCGCTGACAAGGTTAGTATTAATTCTGCGGCCGTCCGTAACCCAGATTTGATCAATCAAGCGAGCGATCGCTTTGGTAATCAGTGTATCGTTGTTGCTATTGATGCCAGACGAAGACTTGACCCCAACAACCCTGGTTGGGATGTATACATACGTGGAGGGAGGGAAAATACTGGCAAAGATGCCTTACTGTGGGCGCAGGAAGTAGAAAAAAGGGGGGCTGGTGAATTGCTAGTAACAAGTATGGATGCAGATGGCACTCAAGCCGGATATGACCTCGATTTGACGCGTGCGATCGCCCAATCTGTCGAAGTTCCTGTGATTGCCTCTGGTGGTGCAGGAAATTGTGAGCATATTCACGAAGCTTTAACCGATGGCAGAGCAGAAGCCGCATTATTAGCATCTTTACTACATTATGGGCAATTAAGCGTGGCGCAAATTAAAAATTATTTGCAGGAAAGATCAGTTCCAGTCCGTCTCCCTTGCTGA
- the dapB gene encoding 4-hydroxy-tetrahydrodipicolinate reductase: MTNQSTIPVIVNGAAGKMGREVIKAVAQAPDMILMGALDTSPEHQDKDAGELAGLSEPLEVPITNQLEPMLGYVAGERQMAPGVMVDFTHPDAVYDNVRSAIAYGIRPVVGTTGLSPEQIQNLTDFAEKASTGCLLIPNFSIGMVLLQQAAVTASQYFDHVEIIELHHNQKADAPSGTAIQTAQLLAELGKTFNIPQVEETEKILGARGSLAEEGIRIHSVRLPGLIAHQEVIFGAAGQIYTLRHDTSDRSCYMPGVLLAIRKVNQLKSLVYGLEKIL; encoded by the coding sequence ATGACCAATCAATCTACCATCCCAGTTATTGTCAACGGTGCTGCTGGCAAAATGGGACGTGAAGTAATCAAAGCAGTAGCCCAAGCACCTGATATGATTTTAATGGGCGCTCTCGATACCTCACCTGAACATCAAGACAAGGACGCAGGAGAACTGGCAGGTTTAAGCGAACCTTTAGAAGTGCCTATTACCAATCAATTAGAGCCAATGTTAGGCTATGTAGCTGGTGAAAGACAGATGGCTCCTGGGGTAATGGTAGACTTTACCCATCCTGATGCGGTTTATGATAACGTGCGGAGTGCGATCGCTTACGGTATTCGTCCAGTAGTGGGAACCACAGGTTTAAGTCCCGAACAAATTCAAAATTTGACAGATTTTGCCGAAAAAGCCAGTACCGGTTGCTTGCTAATTCCTAATTTCTCCATAGGTATGGTACTGCTACAACAAGCCGCAGTTACCGCATCCCAATATTTTGATCATGTAGAAATTATCGAACTGCATCACAACCAAAAAGCCGACGCACCAAGCGGTACAGCCATTCAAACAGCGCAGTTATTAGCGGAATTGGGTAAAACTTTTAACATTCCTCAAGTCGAAGAAACAGAAAAAATACTAGGAGCTAGAGGCTCTTTAGCCGAAGAAGGCATTAGAATTCATAGTGTACGCCTACCTGGACTCATTGCCCATCAAGAAGTCATTTTCGGCGCAGCAGGGCAAATTTACACCTTACGCCATGATACAAGCGATCGCTCCTGCTATATGCCCGGAGTCCTACTAGCAATTCGCAAAGTCAACCAGCTAAAGTCATTAGTATATGGATTAGAAAAAATCCTGTAA
- a CDS encoding phosphate ABC transporter permease yields the protein MLVPLTRQKFEQIIPLIASGSQYKYYWGKFNSFLQRLLISVVTVVVIFLGRIFLKLDFGLIFTFGVFGAFFWLWYPVFQASIRNAKCRRYKYSGFFRGRVLDWWITDKLTGKQETVNNKGELVIIENREKRINLEIGDNTGFSVEFDAPLRPAHKAIARGQIAEMIVMSNSPDLSSIEEFSNIYIPSRNLWVSDYPYVREDFFNEVSLRLRENQQEKPRRRRPENQRSRGDDRY from the coding sequence ATGCTTGTTCCACTGACTCGCCAAAAATTTGAACAAATTATCCCTCTTATTGCCAGTGGTTCACAGTACAAATACTACTGGGGAAAGTTTAACAGTTTTTTACAGCGGCTATTAATTTCTGTAGTGACTGTAGTTGTAATTTTTCTGGGCAGAATCTTTTTGAAGCTGGATTTTGGGCTGATTTTCACCTTCGGGGTATTTGGCGCTTTTTTTTGGTTGTGGTATCCCGTATTTCAAGCCAGTATTCGCAATGCAAAATGCCGCCGTTACAAGTACAGCGGCTTTTTCCGAGGACGAGTGCTAGATTGGTGGATTACAGATAAATTGACAGGTAAGCAAGAAACCGTCAACAACAAAGGCGAGTTAGTAATTATCGAAAACCGCGAAAAACGGATTAACTTAGAAATTGGTGATAACACAGGGTTTAGTGTAGAATTTGATGCCCCATTACGTCCTGCTCACAAAGCGATCGCACGTGGTCAAATTGCAGAAATGATAGTCATGTCAAATAGCCCAGATTTAAGCAGCATTGAAGAATTTAGCAATATCTACATCCCCAGTCGTAACCTCTGGGTAAGTGACTACCCCTACGTGCGAGAGGATTTCTTTAATGAAGTCAGTCTCCGCTTACGAGAAAACCAACAAGAAAAACCTCGTCGTCGTCGCCCAGAAAACCAGAGAAGCAGAGGGGATGATAGATATTAA